A section of the Methanofollis sp. UBA420 genome encodes:
- a CDS encoding TATA-box-binding protein, which translates to MHGTPEESLKIENIVASAKVTDSLDLPVISSQIPGADYNKKRFPGVVIRMQDPKIAALVFGSGKVVLTGAKSVDSLTRGLEILGGKLRDLGIAIDEHLTYTIQNIVTSADLGKPINLNKIAIGFNLDRIEYEPEQFPGLVYRLEDPKVVVLLFGSGKLIITGGKQPEDARLAVQKIIADLSNLGLL; encoded by the coding sequence ATGCACGGTACCCCAGAGGAATCCCTGAAAATAGAAAATATCGTTGCCTCTGCCAAAGTAACCGATTCCCTTGACCTCCCAGTCATCTCATCCCAGATCCCCGGGGCAGACTACAACAAGAAACGTTTTCCTGGTGTGGTCATCAGGATGCAGGACCCGAAGATCGCGGCTCTGGTCTTTGGATCCGGCAAGGTTGTCCTGACCGGTGCAAAGAGCGTGGACAGCCTCACCCGGGGGCTTGAGATCCTCGGCGGCAAACTCCGTGACCTCGGGATTGCGATCGACGAGCACCTCACCTACACTATCCAGAACATTGTCACCTCTGCCGACCTTGGAAAGCCCATCAACCTGAACAAGATCGCTATCGGCTTCAACCTCGACCGCATCGAATACGAGCCCGAGCAGTTCCCCGGCCTTGTTTACCGTCTGGAAGATCCGAAGGTTGTCGTTCTCCTCTTCGGGTCCGGTAAACTGATCATTACCGGTGGCAAGCAGCCCGAGGATGCACGGCTCGCGGTGCAGAAAATTATCGCCGATCTCTCCAACCTCGGTCTCCTCTAA
- the fdhF gene encoding formate dehydrogenase subunit alpha, producing the protein MENMKYVRTTCPYCGTGCSFNLVVKDGKVCGVQPYHRSPVNEGKVCPKGTYAWEFVNREDRLTTPLIKKDGKFVEATWDEAYDLIAKKLKSYKPDEIACLSSARTSNEDNYALMKFARGALKTRHIDHCARLCHASTVAGLAASFGSGAMTNSILDIAESKCVFIIGSNTFEQHPLIGRKIAQAKMNGAKIIYADPRLTATGKQADLYMQFRSGSDVAILNCLMGEIIRNGWEDKEWVQNRAKGYEELKAVVLKDDYLPENVEKISGIPAEQLKTAAEWIGTAESSALLYSMGITQHTVGVDNVKSTANLQMLTGNIGKRGGGVNALRGQNNVQGACDMGALPVVFTAYQKVIDPAVHKKFADGWGFPDGICESKNGYEVTVMMDVLTDNPGELKAMYIMGENPMLSDPDITHVEHALKSLDFMVVQDIFLTETAALADVVLPATCYAEKTGTQTSTERRVQMWHKAQEAPGQAKLDWQIIAEVAAKMGYAEQFAWKTSEDVFNEMRSLTPSYAGMTYERLERPEALHWPCPTETHPGTPILHIGKCSHPDGMGVMHAIEWKPPAEVPDAEYPLILTTGRCIWHWHTGSMTRRSAHLDAEVPTGWIELNPEDAKALGIVDGEMVKATSRRGTVNVPAKVTKDIMKGVTFMPFHFAECAANVLTNNVLDPIAKIPEFKACAVKVEKIQEA; encoded by the coding sequence ATGGAGAACATGAAGTATGTCCGTACGACATGCCCGTACTGCGGTACAGGGTGTTCCTTCAACCTCGTTGTCAAGGACGGAAAGGTTTGCGGCGTCCAGCCGTACCACCGCTCCCCGGTCAACGAGGGAAAGGTCTGCCCCAAGGGCACCTATGCATGGGAGTTTGTGAACCGTGAGGACCGCCTCACCACGCCCCTGATCAAGAAGGACGGAAAGTTCGTCGAGGCGACCTGGGACGAGGCCTACGACCTCATCGCCAAGAAGCTCAAGTCTTACAAGCCCGACGAAATTGCCTGCCTCTCATCGGCCCGTACCTCCAACGAGGACAACTACGCTCTGATGAAGTTCGCCCGCGGCGCTCTCAAGACCCGCCACATCGACCACTGCGCCCGTCTCTGCCACGCTTCGACCGTCGCAGGGCTTGCCGCCTCCTTCGGCTCCGGTGCAATGACCAACTCGATTCTCGATATTGCGGAATCGAAGTGCGTCTTTATCATCGGGTCCAACACCTTTGAGCAGCACCCGCTCATCGGACGCAAGATCGCCCAGGCCAAGATGAACGGCGCGAAGATCATCTACGCCGACCCGCGTCTCACCGCCACCGGCAAGCAGGCTGACCTGTACATGCAGTTCCGCTCTGGCTCCGATGTCGCCATCCTGAACTGTCTCATGGGTGAGATCATCCGCAATGGCTGGGAAGACAAGGAATGGGTACAGAACCGTGCAAAGGGCTATGAAGAGCTGAAAGCAGTCGTTCTGAAGGACGACTACCTGCCCGAGAATGTCGAGAAGATCTCCGGCATCCCGGCAGAGCAGCTCAAGACCGCTGCAGAGTGGATTGGAACCGCTGAATCGTCCGCCCTTCTCTACTCGATGGGTATCACCCAGCACACGGTCGGTGTCGACAACGTCAAGTCCACGGCAAACCTCCAGATGCTCACCGGCAACATCGGGAAGCGCGGAGGCGGTGTGAACGCACTCCGTGGCCAGAACAATGTGCAGGGCGCCTGTGACATGGGTGCGCTCCCGGTCGTCTTCACCGCCTACCAGAAGGTCATCGACCCGGCCGTCCACAAGAAGTTTGCCGACGGATGGGGCTTCCCCGACGGTATCTGCGAGTCCAAGAACGGCTACGAAGTCACCGTCATGATGGACGTCCTCACCGACAACCCTGGCGAGCTCAAGGCGATGTACATCATGGGCGAGAACCCGATGCTCTCCGACCCTGACATCACCCACGTCGAGCACGCTCTCAAGAGCCTCGACTTCATGGTCGTGCAGGATATCTTCCTGACCGAGACCGCTGCTCTCGCCGATGTCGTGCTCCCGGCCACCTGCTATGCAGAGAAGACCGGCACGCAGACCTCCACCGAGCGCCGTGTCCAGATGTGGCACAAGGCCCAGGAGGCACCCGGCCAGGCCAAGCTCGACTGGCAGATCATCGCCGAGGTCGCTGCAAAGATGGGCTATGCCGAGCAGTTCGCCTGGAAGACGTCAGAGGATGTCTTCAACGAGATGCGCTCACTCACCCCGTCCTATGCAGGGATGACCTACGAGCGGCTCGAGCGGCCCGAAGCGCTTCACTGGCCCTGCCCCACCGAGACGCACCCCGGTACCCCGATCCTGCACATCGGCAAGTGCTCCCACCCCGATGGCATGGGCGTCATGCACGCCATCGAGTGGAAACCGCCCGCAGAGGTTCCGGACGCGGAGTATCCGCTCATCCTCACCACCGGCAGGTGCATCTGGCACTGGCACACCGGCTCCATGACCCGCCGCTCCGCGCACCTCGACGCCGAGGTTCCGACCGGCTGGATCGAGCTCAACCCCGAGGACGCCAAGGCCCTCGGTATCGTCGATGGCGAGATGGTCAAGGCGACCTCACGCCGCGGCACCGTCAATGTCCCCGCAAAGGTCACGAAGGACATCATGAAGGGCGTCACCTTCATGCCGTTCCACTTCGCCGAGTGCGCAGCAAACGTTCTCACCAACAATGTCCTCGACCCGATCGCCAAGATCCCGGAGTTCAAGGCATGTGCTGTGAAGGTTGAGAAGATTCAGGAGGCCTGA
- the rpiA gene encoding ribose-5-phosphate isomerase RpiA, with protein MTKQDNLEVKRVAGLAAAEEVEDGMVVGLGTGSTANYAIQRIGERIRDEGISVVGVPTSYQSAFRARAAGIRVADLTDCPEIDLTIDGADQVDAAFNLIKGGGAAHTREKCVADASKRILIVVDGSKLAERLSVPVPVEVVPYASALVAQHVRALGGVPVLREGVKKDGPVITDNGNFVIDCAFGIIGDPAGLGTRLNTVPGVLTCGLFTEYQEKISVLVGEAGGCRILTRR; from the coding sequence ATGACAAAACAGGACAACCTGGAAGTGAAACGGGTCGCCGGCCTCGCCGCCGCGGAAGAGGTGGAGGACGGCATGGTGGTCGGCCTCGGTACCGGTTCGACGGCGAACTATGCGATCCAGAGGATAGGAGAACGGATCAGGGACGAAGGGATCTCTGTCGTCGGCGTGCCGACCTCGTACCAGTCGGCGTTTCGGGCACGGGCCGCCGGCATCAGGGTGGCAGACCTCACCGACTGCCCCGAGATCGACCTCACCATCGACGGCGCCGACCAGGTGGACGCCGCCTTCAACTTGATCAAGGGCGGCGGCGCAGCGCACACACGGGAGAAGTGCGTCGCCGACGCCTCTAAGCGCATTCTTATCGTCGTCGACGGGTCAAAACTCGCGGAGCGCCTCTCCGTGCCGGTGCCGGTGGAGGTCGTTCCGTACGCGTCGGCCCTTGTCGCGCAGCATGTCAGGGCCCTGGGCGGCGTCCCTGTCCTGAGGGAGGGAGTGAAAAAAGACGGCCCGGTCATCACGGACAACGGAAACTTTGTCATCGACTGCGCATTCGGAATAATCGGGGACCCGGCAGGGCTTGGTACCCGCCTGAACACGGTCCCCGGCGTCCTGACCTGCGGGTTGTTCACCGAATACCAGGAAAAGATATCGGTTCTGGTCGGTGAAGCAGGGGGATGCAGGATTCTTACGAGGAGATAA
- the acs gene encoding acetate--CoA ligase has protein sequence MTEQDFAVPLEAPRYYEPDPSYRERSWIGDYRAAYQKYLENPEEFWRTRAAEIEWFEPFDRIMDWDFPYAKWFLSGKLNITHNCLDRHVRDGRANKVAVFWRGEEGEEKVYTYSQLLRAVCRFANALKKIGVRKGDRVCIYMPVVPEQIVAMLACARIGAVHSVVFGGFGVGALNQRIRDSGSKVVVTADVSMRRGKAIQLKSIVEEAVVNAPSVEAVVVLRRDRPKVELHSEMELDFDELMENEPAVCEPEVMDAEDPLFLLYTSGTTGTPKGIIHACGGYAVGTQYTTKYVLDLKEDDVYWCTADPGWITGHSYVVYGPLLNGSTVFVTETTPDYPDPGIWWKIIQNYGITVFYTAPTAIRMFMRVGEQWSDRYDLSSLRILASVGEPLNPEAFEWFYHHIGRDRCPIVDTWWQTETGMHMITTMVGESMRPGFAGRPIPGVVADVVDRDGNPVEPGNGGYLVLLEPWPAMLRTVYNNDERYRKYWTTINRVYTATDLAVKGHDGNIMVIGRADDLIIVAGHNIGTAEVESALVSHDAVAEAAVIGIPDPVKGNQIKAFVILIEGHAGSDRLKADLRYHVRMTVGPIAMPSEIEFVDSLPKTRSGKIMRRVLRAKELGMDLGDVSTLED, from the coding sequence ATGACAGAGCAGGATTTTGCTGTGCCCCTGGAGGCGCCGCGATATTATGAACCTGACCCCTCGTACAGGGAGAGATCATGGATCGGAGATTACCGGGCGGCGTACCAGAAGTATCTTGAGAACCCCGAGGAGTTCTGGAGGACTCGCGCAGCAGAGATCGAATGGTTCGAGCCGTTCGACCGCATCATGGACTGGGACTTCCCCTATGCGAAGTGGTTCCTGAGCGGGAAGCTTAACATAACCCACAACTGCCTCGACCGCCATGTGCGGGACGGGCGGGCCAACAAGGTCGCCGTCTTCTGGAGAGGAGAAGAGGGCGAGGAGAAGGTGTACACCTACAGCCAGCTCCTCCGGGCGGTCTGCCGCTTTGCCAACGCTTTAAAAAAGATCGGCGTCAGGAAAGGGGACCGGGTCTGCATCTACATGCCCGTCGTCCCCGAACAGATCGTCGCCATGCTCGCCTGTGCACGGATAGGGGCCGTCCACTCTGTTGTCTTCGGGGGGTTCGGCGTCGGCGCCCTCAACCAGCGGATCCGCGACTCGGGCTCGAAGGTCGTGGTCACGGCCGACGTCTCCATGCGGCGGGGCAAGGCGATCCAGCTCAAGTCCATCGTCGAGGAGGCTGTCGTCAATGCCCCGAGCGTCGAGGCTGTCGTCGTCCTCCGGCGCGACCGCCCGAAGGTCGAACTCCACTCGGAGATGGAACTCGACTTCGACGAACTGATGGAGAATGAGCCTGCAGTCTGCGAGCCCGAGGTGATGGACGCCGAAGACCCGCTCTTCCTCCTGTACACGAGCGGGACGACAGGAACCCCGAAGGGGATCATCCATGCCTGCGGCGGCTACGCGGTCGGCACCCAGTACACGACGAAGTACGTCCTCGACCTCAAGGAGGACGACGTCTACTGGTGCACCGCCGATCCCGGCTGGATCACCGGCCACAGTTACGTCGTCTACGGCCCCCTCCTGAACGGGTCCACGGTATTTGTCACCGAGACGACGCCCGACTATCCCGACCCCGGCATCTGGTGGAAGATCATCCAGAACTACGGCATCACGGTCTTTTATACGGCACCAACCGCGATCAGGATGTTCATGCGGGTCGGCGAACAGTGGTCCGACAGGTACGACCTCAGTTCCCTCCGTATCCTCGCCTCGGTCGGAGAACCTCTCAATCCCGAGGCCTTCGAGTGGTTCTACCACCACATAGGGAGGGACCGCTGCCCGATCGTGGACACCTGGTGGCAGACCGAGACGGGCATGCACATGATCACGACGATGGTCGGCGAATCGATGCGGCCGGGCTTTGCAGGACGGCCAATCCCGGGTGTCGTCGCCGATGTCGTCGACAGGGACGGCAACCCGGTCGAACCCGGCAACGGCGGCTACCTCGTCCTCCTGGAGCCCTGGCCCGCAATGCTCAGGACGGTCTACAACAATGACGAGCGCTACCGGAAGTACTGGACGACCATTAACCGGGTCTATACAGCCACTGACCTTGCGGTGAAGGGGCACGACGGCAACATCATGGTCATCGGCCGTGCCGACGACCTGATCATCGTCGCTGGACACAACATCGGCACCGCCGAGGTGGAGTCGGCACTCGTCTCCCACGACGCGGTCGCCGAGGCGGCGGTGATCGGCATCCCCGACCCGGTGAAAGGGAACCAGATCAAGGCCTTCGTCATCCTCATAGAGGGGCATGCCGGCAGCGACCGCCTCAAGGCCGACCTCCGCTACCATGTGCGGATGACCGTCGGCCCGATCGCGATGCCCTCTGAGATCGAGTTCGTCGACTCCCTCCCGAAGACGCGGAGCGGCAAGATCATGCGGCGGGTACTCAGGGCAAAGGAACTTGGCATGGACCTCGGGGATGTCTCGACACTGGAGGACTGA
- a CDS encoding ATP-grasp domain-containing protein encodes MRAFLAEYTVFHDPALAAEGKAMMAVLSGSFSRCGYDVVTPRGGDLMAEIEDLAPDCDVGLVIAPDHLLAPLTKKVEDCTENLGCNSLNVALCANKKRSLKVLAAHGIPVPGERTEGLKVVKPVYSCDTFNTRLTEEAPGEGEMGQEYIEGEPVSVSLVVNRYVGEACLFYTGRPPLVLSLNRQHIPLKDGVFTYLGGETPIDHPMKEEIIETAVKAASVLGCQGYAGVDLVVADRPYVLEANPRPTTSLVGIAACMKEEIAQVLVDASRGMAPETVSLTGRVRFDREGKVERL; translated from the coding sequence ATGAGGGCATTTCTTGCAGAATATACGGTCTTCCACGACCCGGCACTGGCGGCCGAGGGGAAGGCCATGATGGCAGTGCTCAGCGGGAGTTTCTCGCGGTGCGGGTACGACGTTGTCACCCCTCGCGGCGGCGACCTGATGGCCGAGATCGAGGACCTCGCGCCCGACTGCGACGTCGGTCTTGTGATCGCCCCCGACCACCTCCTTGCGCCCCTCACGAAGAAGGTCGAGGACTGCACCGAGAACCTCGGGTGCAACTCGCTGAACGTCGCCCTGTGCGCCAATAAAAAGCGTTCCCTGAAGGTCCTCGCCGCCCACGGCATCCCCGTCCCGGGGGAGCGGACAGAGGGGTTGAAGGTGGTCAAGCCGGTGTACTCCTGCGACACCTTCAACACCCGTCTCACCGAGGAAGCCCCGGGCGAGGGCGAGATGGGTCAGGAGTACATCGAGGGCGAGCCTGTCTCCGTCAGCCTGGTCGTCAACCGCTATGTCGGCGAAGCCTGCCTCTTCTATACCGGACGACCCCCCCTCGTCCTCTCCCTCAACAGGCAGCATATCCCCCTGAAAGATGGTGTCTTTACCTACCTGGGCGGGGAGACGCCGATCGACCACCCGATGAAGGAGGAGATTATCGAAACAGCGGTGAAGGCGGCATCCGTCCTCGGCTGCCAGGGATATGCCGGCGTCGATCTCGTCGTCGCGGACAGGCCCTATGTCCTGGAGGCCAATCCAAGGCCGACGACAAGTCTCGTCGGCATCGCCGCCTGCATGAAGGAGGAGATCGCGCAGGTGCTTGTCGACGCCTCCCGCGGCATGGCGCCCGAGACGGTCAGCCTCACCGGCCGCGTCCGTTTCGACCGCGAAGGGAAGGTGGAGAGGCTATGA
- a CDS encoding hydantoinase/oxoprolinase family protein yields the protein MIGIDVGGANLKVVDKDGAHIHYCPLWTEAPLAEMLRGYAASGENAAVVMSGELADSFEDKAGGIRFIVDAVKETFPDAIFYGTDGEFHDGAVPELAAANWLASADYLRGRYPGAVLLDVGSTTADIIPLGRFDALRGLTDLLRLQQGYLVYTGMLRTNVATLLHAVEVNGVFTPVSTEYFACSGDAHLVLGQISPEMYTSATPDGGPVTVQAAMRRLARVVCADPGEIGDEAIYGIARQFWTAQSGMILRAVSECAATRGNGAVLCAGIGSALFTKIFGGTDLNRELGGMADALPAYAVREVASRDGSP from the coding sequence ATGATCGGGATCGACGTCGGCGGCGCGAACCTGAAGGTCGTCGATAAGGACGGCGCCCATATCCATTACTGCCCCCTCTGGACGGAGGCGCCCCTCGCGGAGATGCTCAGGGGCTATGCCGCGTCAGGGGAGAACGCGGCTGTCGTCATGAGCGGCGAACTTGCCGACAGTTTCGAGGACAAGGCCGGGGGGATCAGGTTCATCGTCGATGCAGTGAAGGAGACCTTCCCTGACGCCATCTTCTACGGGACAGACGGGGAGTTCCACGACGGCGCCGTCCCCGAACTTGCCGCCGCAAACTGGCTTGCTTCTGCCGACTACCTGCGGGGTCGGTATCCGGGCGCCGTCCTCCTGGACGTGGGGAGCACCACCGCGGACATCATTCCTCTCGGGCGTTTCGACGCCCTCCGCGGCCTCACCGATCTCCTCCGCCTCCAGCAGGGCTACCTCGTCTATACAGGGATGCTCCGGACAAATGTGGCGACGCTCCTCCACGCCGTCGAGGTCAACGGCGTCTTCACCCCTGTCTCGACAGAATACTTCGCGTGCAGCGGCGACGCTCACCTCGTCCTCGGCCAGATCTCCCCTGAGATGTACACCTCGGCGACGCCTGACGGCGGGCCGGTGACTGTCCAGGCCGCGATGAGACGTCTGGCGCGTGTCGTCTGCGCCGATCCTGGAGAGATCGGGGACGAGGCGATATATGGCATCGCCAGGCAGTTCTGGACGGCGCAGTCAGGGATGATCCTCAGGGCCGTCTCCGAATGTGCGGCGACCCGGGGCAATGGCGCCGTCCTCTGCGCAGGGATCGGGTCGGCCCTCTTCACGAAGATCTTTGGCGGGACCGACCTCAACAGGGAACTCGGCGGGATGGCCGACGCCCTTCCCGCCTATGCGGTCCGGGAGGTGGCGTCACGCGACGGCTCACCCTGA
- the surE gene encoding 5'/3'-nucleotidase SurE, which translates to MRPKILLTNDDGVYSNGIWAAYRALSEIADVTVVAPATQQSAVGRSISIFEPIRATEITVDGVRAYAVGGKPTDAVIIGLFALKLQPDLVVSGINIGENLSYESIMTSGTVGAAMEASNQGVSSVAFSLQVWDQGDKFDDPRHVGNSFNDSERVVRDVCEKILARGFPEGTDVINVNIPSQVRGGYEVTHLARKLFHTGVERRLDPRGRPYFWINGPLVEDAEEGTDVHAIRKGNVSITPITLDCTAAEGGDSVRDLFG; encoded by the coding sequence ATGCGACCGAAAATCCTCCTCACCAACGATGACGGTGTCTATTCCAACGGCATATGGGCGGCGTACAGGGCACTCTCTGAAATTGCCGATGTGACGGTCGTCGCCCCGGCAACCCAGCAGAGCGCGGTCGGACGTTCCATCTCGATCTTCGAGCCGATCCGGGCGACAGAGATCACGGTGGACGGCGTCCGCGCCTATGCGGTCGGCGGCAAACCGACTGACGCCGTGATCATCGGTCTCTTTGCCCTGAAACTCCAGCCCGATCTCGTGGTCAGCGGGATCAATATCGGGGAGAACCTCAGCTACGAGTCGATCATGACCTCGGGAACAGTCGGGGCGGCGATGGAGGCATCGAACCAGGGCGTGTCCTCGGTCGCCTTCTCCCTCCAGGTCTGGGACCAGGGGGACAAGTTCGACGACCCCCGCCATGTGGGGAACAGTTTCAACGACTCTGAACGGGTTGTCAGGGACGTCTGCGAGAAGATCCTTGCCCGCGGCTTCCCTGAGGGGACAGACGTCATCAACGTGAACATCCCCTCCCAGGTCAGGGGGGGCTATGAGGTGACGCACCTTGCGCGCAAACTTTTCCACACCGGGGTGGAACGGCGCCTCGACCCGAGGGGCAGGCCGTACTTCTGGATCAACGGGCCCCTTGTGGAGGACGCGGAGGAGGGGACCGACGTCCACGCGATCAGAAAGGGAAACGTCTCCATCACGCCGATCACCCTCGACTGCACGGCGGCAGAGGGCGGAGACAGCGTCCGCGATCTCTTTGGATAG
- a CDS encoding ArsR family transcriptional regulator produces MRAEEVLYFTQREEEFATLLIDIGIKRNVSKVLVYLANTDEATSREIERGTDLRQPEVSIAMRYLKEKKWINSRESKAESKGRPVKIYTLAKPINEIIDVIEKTKKKEVDTQLALIEKARGLISS; encoded by the coding sequence ATGAGAGCAGAAGAAGTCCTGTACTTTACGCAGAGAGAAGAAGAGTTCGCCACCCTCCTCATCGATATCGGGATCAAGCGCAATGTCTCCAAGGTTCTGGTGTACCTCGCCAACACCGATGAGGCCACCTCTCGTGAGATCGAGCGCGGCACCGACCTCCGCCAACCCGAGGTCAGCATCGCCATGCGCTATCTCAAGGAGAAGAAGTGGATCAACTCCCGCGAAAGCAAGGCGGAGAGCAAAGGGCGGCCTGTCAAAATCTATACTCTTGCAAAGCCAATCAACGAGATCATCGACGTCATCGAGAAGACCAAGAAAAAAGAAGTTGATACCCAGCTTGCCCTGATAGAAAAGGCAAGAGGGCTTATCTCCTCGTAA